The genomic segment AGGATAGAGAAGAGAGACTAGTTTATGGGAGGAATCAACCGATGTCAGAAGAAGCTCGTATTTTAGTCGTCGATGATGAAGAACGGATTCGACGCTTATTAAAGATGTACCTCGAACGGGAGAACTTTACGATTGAGGAAGCAGACAACGGCGAGATGGCGCTCGAAATGGCGCTTGAAACGGAATATGATGTCATTCTACTTGATTTGATGATGCCGAAGCTCGATGGTATGCAGGTCTGTGAAGAGTTGCGCAAAACAAAAGCGACGCCAATCGTCATGTTGACGGCAAAAGGGGAAGAAACGAATCGTGTTCATGGTTTCGAAATGGGAGCGGACGATTATATCGTTAAACCGTTCAGTCCACGCGAAGTCGTGCTTCGAGTCAAGGCCATCCTGCGACGTGCTAGCGCAACGAAGTTCTTGCACACGGATGCGAAAACGAAAGATGTTATCGTCTTTCCGCATCTGACGATTGATAATGATGCGCACCGCGTGACGGTCGAAGGGCAAGAAGTCAACTTGACGCCAAAAGAATATGAATTGCTCTACTTCCTCGCGAAGCAGACGGATAAAGTCTTTTCACGGGAACAGTTATTAAAAGAAGTCTGGAATTATGAATTCTTTGGTGATTTGCGGACGGTCGACACACACGTTAAACGATTGCGGGAAAAA from the Exiguobacterium oxidotolerans JCM 12280 genome contains:
- a CDS encoding response regulator transcription factor produces the protein MSEEARILVVDDEERIRRLLKMYLERENFTIEEADNGEMALEMALETEYDVILLDLMMPKLDGMQVCEELRKTKATPIVMLTAKGEETNRVHGFEMGADDYIVKPFSPREVVLRVKAILRRASATKFLHTDAKTKDVIVFPHLTIDNDAHRVTVEGQEVNLTPKEYELLYFLAKQTDKVFSREQLLKEVWNYEFFGDLRTVDTHVKRLREKLNRLSPNAAQMITTVWGVGYKFENSPA